The following are encoded together in the bacterium genome:
- the infB gene encoding translation initiation factor IF-2, with the protein MKATVIRRRAKAEPEAPAAPAPAPEPAEAAPASEAAAALEATVSEGKAAAPAAPTAAAPSATAPRSPSDKLVAVVTQVAPRPAVRPGVAGAPPMSEAAEAAERERLKKAQARRKSRDELEMEMIERAGGLKKAADLMESAPERLERVFRPEKSSKKKHKILAKRDFKKTEITTPKAIKRIVRIEGAITVADLAKRMSVKATDVVKKVIDLGTMATVNQALDTDTATLVAHEFGYEVENVAFAEASILDKPEAVEDQGEKQHRPPIVTVMGHVDHGKTSLLDAIRKTQVAAGEAGGITQHIGAYDVQTPKGKITFIDTPGHEAFTSMRARGAQVTDIVILVVAADDGIMPQTVEAINHAKAAKVPILVAINKIDKPEADVGRVERGLMEHGLVSERLGGDTILLPVSAKTGKGVEELLEMILIQSEVLDLKASETKRALGTIIEARLDKGRGPVATVIIQEGTLRVGDIIVAGLAYGKVRALVDALGKSIKEAGPSKPVEVLGLSSVPMAGDKLNAMESDEDARTIADHREKKAREVRTQAGVLPTRLEDLYAKTVKGGLPELKVIVKGDVQGSVEALREALQKIKSEKVTVAVIHTAVGAVTESDVMLAVASNAIIIGFNVRPDSNARNLAEREKIQIRTYNIIYDVIEDMKKAMEGLLQPTYEEKYLGRAEVRQIFTISKVGTIAGCFVTDGKILRSASVRLLRDGKVVTQGKISSLKRFKEDAREVATGIECGIGIENYNDVKAGDVIEAFEIQEFATKL; encoded by the coding sequence GTGAAAGCGACGGTCATCCGACGTCGCGCGAAGGCGGAGCCCGAGGCCCCGGCGGCGCCCGCCCCGGCCCCGGAACCCGCCGAGGCCGCTCCTGCCTCCGAGGCTGCCGCGGCTTTGGAGGCGACCGTTTCGGAGGGCAAGGCGGCGGCTCCCGCCGCTCCCACAGCGGCCGCGCCCTCCGCGACGGCACCCAGGTCTCCCTCGGACAAGCTCGTGGCCGTCGTCACGCAGGTCGCTCCCCGGCCCGCGGTTCGCCCCGGCGTCGCCGGCGCGCCCCCGATGTCGGAGGCCGCTGAGGCCGCCGAGCGCGAGCGCCTCAAGAAGGCGCAGGCCCGCCGCAAGAGCCGCGACGAACTTGAAATGGAGATGATCGAGCGCGCCGGGGGCCTCAAAAAGGCCGCAGACCTCATGGAGTCGGCTCCCGAGAGGCTGGAGCGGGTCTTCCGGCCCGAAAAGAGCTCCAAGAAGAAACACAAGATACTGGCCAAAAGGGATTTCAAAAAGACCGAGATCACGACTCCCAAGGCGATCAAGCGGATCGTTCGGATCGAGGGCGCCATCACCGTGGCCGACCTCGCCAAGCGCATGAGCGTCAAGGCGACCGACGTGGTGAAGAAGGTGATCGATCTGGGGACGATGGCGACGGTCAACCAGGCCCTCGACACCGACACGGCGACGCTCGTCGCGCATGAATTCGGATACGAGGTCGAGAACGTCGCCTTCGCGGAAGCGTCTATCCTGGACAAGCCGGAAGCGGTCGAGGATCAGGGCGAGAAGCAACACCGCCCTCCCATTGTGACCGTCATGGGCCACGTCGATCACGGCAAGACCTCGCTTTTGGACGCCATCCGGAAGACGCAGGTGGCGGCCGGCGAGGCGGGGGGCATCACCCAACACATCGGCGCCTACGACGTTCAGACGCCCAAGGGAAAGATCACGTTCATCGACACCCCGGGCCACGAGGCCTTCACGTCCATGCGGGCGCGCGGGGCGCAGGTGACCGACATCGTCATCCTCGTCGTCGCCGCGGACGACGGGATTATGCCGCAGACGGTGGAGGCCATCAACCACGCCAAGGCGGCGAAGGTGCCCATCTTGGTCGCGATCAACAAGATCGACAAGCCGGAGGCCGACGTCGGCCGCGTGGAGCGCGGGCTCATGGAACACGGCCTGGTTTCCGAGCGTTTGGGAGGCGACACCATCCTCCTGCCGGTTTCGGCCAAGACGGGAAAAGGCGTCGAAGAGCTCTTGGAGATGATTCTCATCCAATCGGAGGTCTTGGACCTGAAGGCGAGCGAAACCAAGCGCGCCCTCGGGACCATCATCGAGGCACGTCTCGACAAGGGACGCGGTCCCGTGGCCACCGTCATCATTCAGGAGGGGACCCTCCGCGTCGGGGACATCATCGTGGCGGGGCTTGCCTACGGAAAGGTCCGGGCCCTGGTCGACGCGCTGGGGAAGAGCATCAAGGAAGCCGGGCCGTCAAAGCCCGTCGAGGTGCTGGGCCTGTCGTCCGTTCCCATGGCCGGCGACAAGTTGAATGCCATGGAATCCGACGAGGACGCCCGGACGATCGCGGATCACCGCGAAAAGAAGGCCCGCGAGGTCAGGACCCAGGCGGGGGTTCTCCCGACGCGCCTGGAAGACCTCTACGCCAAGACGGTGAAAGGCGGCCTCCCGGAGCTCAAGGTCATCGTGAAGGGCGACGTGCAGGGATCGGTGGAGGCCCTCCGCGAGGCCCTGCAGAAGATCAAGTCGGAGAAGGTGACCGTCGCGGTCATCCACACGGCGGTGGGCGCCGTGACCGAGTCGGACGTCATGCTGGCGGTCGCCTCCAACGCGATCATCATCGGCTTCAACGTGCGCCCGGACTCCAACGCCCGGAACCTGGCCGAACGCGAAAAGATCCAGATCCGAACGTACAACATCATTTACGACGTCATCGAGGACATGAAGAAGGCGATGGAAGGTCTTCTCCAGCCGACCTACGAGGAGAAGTACCTGGGCCGGGCGGAAGTCCGCCAAATTTTCACGATCTCGAAGGTCGGCACCATCGCCGGCTGTTTCGTGACGGACGGGAAGATCCTGAGAAGCGCGTCGGTCAGGCTCCTCCGCGACGGCAAGGTCGTCACCCAGGGCAAGATCTCCTCGCTCAAACGGTTCAAGGAGGATGCGCGCGAGGTTGCCACCGGCATCGAGTGCGGCATCGGCATCGAAAACTACAACGATGTGAAGGCCGGCGACGTGATCGAGGCGTTCGAGATCCAAGAATTCGCCACAAAATTATAA
- the rbfA gene encoding 30S ribosome-binding factor RbfA, whose translation MSEHRIKRIQEEIQHAASSVFLFEMTDPLLQGLTITRVVVTKDVGTARIYYETGADRKKKGADIQEALDRARGFVRRRLAERLNFKSVPEIQFFYDETGEEVSRIEGLLSKI comes from the coding sequence ATGAGCGAACACCGGATCAAGCGCATTCAAGAGGAGATCCAGCACGCGGCGAGTTCCGTCTTCCTGTTCGAGATGACGGACCCACTCCTGCAAGGACTCACGATCACGCGCGTCGTCGTCACCAAGGACGTGGGGACCGCGCGGATCTATTATGAAACCGGAGCCGACCGCAAAAAAAAAGGCGCGGATATTCAAGAAGCACTCGACCGGGCCCGCGGGTTCGTACGCCGCCGATTGGCCGAACGTTTGAACTTCAAGTCCGTTCCCGAGATCCAGTTCTTTTATGATGAAACCGGCGAAGAAGTCTCCCGCATCGAAGGGCTCCTCTCCAAGATCTGA
- the pnp gene encoding polyribonucleotide nucleotidyltransferase: MIHKVETEIGGRNIVIETGKVAKQAGGSVTIRMGDSIVLVTAVVAKKPRAGVDFLPLTCEYMERTFAAGKIPGGFFKREGRPSELATLTSRFIDRPIRPLFPEGFRHEIQVLATVLSADNDNEPGMLAMTGASAALMLSDAPFTTAIAGVRVGRVGGVLKANPTMEELEASDIDLVVAGSRDAVMMVEGDMEEVSEADVVEAIAFAHSAIQPLLKIQEDLRHLAGKPKMEIAPAEEDEGFREEVRAFCEDKLKAALRTPEKQKRQEAIAGLEADLAKAKIPAEDDGTMAKKVKHHFEDLQYRLMRQMVTDEKVRIDGRRYDEIRPITVEVGLLPRAHGSALFTRGETQALVAATLGSGDDEQIIDALAGEWTKRFMLHYNFPPFCTGEVKPMRGASRREIGHGALAERSILRMIPPADAFPYTIRVVSEILESNGSSSMATVCGGTLSLMDAGVPVKAPVAGIAMGLVKEGDKVAILSDILGDEDHLGDMDFKVAGTEKGITGLQMDIKIAGVEGALLANALEQARQGRLHILGKMKEGLAEPRADLSPYAPRIKTLKIDKEKIGALIGPGGKNIRGIVDETGCKIDVEDDGTVKVYSNDAEAMARAVEKVEELTAVPELGKTYRGRVVKIAEFGAFVNIFPGTDGLLHVSEIDYQRVNNVRDVLNEGDEVMVKVIRMEPDGKIALSRKETMPPPEGYVPPPPREGGYRREGGFRDDRGGGRDRDRRPQGGGRRDHGPRRDR, from the coding sequence ATGATTCACAAAGTCGAAACCGAAATCGGTGGACGCAATATCGTCATCGAGACGGGCAAGGTGGCCAAGCAGGCGGGCGGTTCCGTGACCATCCGCATGGGCGATTCCATCGTCCTCGTGACGGCGGTCGTGGCCAAGAAGCCGAGGGCGGGGGTCGATTTCCTCCCCCTCACCTGCGAGTACATGGAGCGGACGTTCGCGGCGGGCAAGATCCCGGGCGGATTCTTCAAGCGCGAAGGTCGTCCTTCGGAGCTCGCGACGCTCACCAGCCGCTTCATCGACCGTCCGATCCGGCCGCTCTTTCCCGAAGGGTTTCGTCACGAGATCCAGGTCCTGGCGACGGTCCTCTCGGCCGACAACGACAACGAGCCCGGCATGCTGGCGATGACCGGGGCCTCCGCCGCCCTGATGCTGTCGGATGCCCCGTTTACGACGGCAATCGCCGGCGTACGCGTCGGGCGCGTGGGCGGGGTCCTTAAGGCCAATCCGACCATGGAGGAGCTCGAGGCCTCTGACATCGACCTGGTCGTCGCGGGCAGCCGCGACGCCGTCATGATGGTGGAGGGCGACATGGAGGAGGTCTCCGAGGCGGACGTCGTGGAGGCGATCGCCTTCGCGCACAGCGCGATCCAGCCCCTGCTCAAGATCCAGGAGGATCTGCGGCATCTCGCCGGCAAGCCGAAGATGGAGATTGCGCCGGCGGAGGAGGATGAAGGCTTCCGCGAGGAGGTCCGAGCTTTTTGTGAAGACAAACTCAAGGCCGCCCTGCGGACTCCCGAAAAGCAGAAGCGACAGGAGGCCATTGCGGGACTTGAGGCGGACCTGGCCAAGGCGAAAATTCCGGCCGAGGATGACGGGACCATGGCCAAGAAGGTGAAGCACCACTTCGAGGATCTCCAATACAGGCTCATGAGACAGATGGTCACGGACGAGAAGGTGCGCATCGACGGCCGCCGCTACGACGAGATCCGGCCGATCACGGTCGAGGTCGGGCTCCTGCCGCGCGCGCATGGCTCGGCCCTGTTTACCCGGGGCGAGACGCAGGCCCTGGTCGCCGCAACGCTTGGCTCGGGCGACGACGAGCAGATCATCGACGCCCTCGCCGGCGAATGGACCAAGCGCTTCATGCTGCACTACAACTTCCCCCCGTTCTGCACGGGCGAGGTCAAGCCCATGCGCGGGGCGAGCCGTCGCGAGATCGGCCACGGGGCCCTCGCCGAGCGCTCGATCCTCAGGATGATCCCTCCCGCGGACGCGTTCCCATACACCATCCGTGTCGTTTCCGAGATCCTCGAGTCGAACGGCTCGTCCTCCATGGCGACCGTCTGCGGCGGAACGCTCTCCCTCATGGACGCCGGCGTTCCCGTCAAGGCGCCGGTGGCGGGCATCGCGATGGGCCTGGTCAAGGAGGGCGACAAGGTCGCCATCCTCTCCGACATCCTGGGCGACGAGGATCACCTGGGCGACATGGACTTCAAGGTCGCGGGCACGGAAAAGGGCATCACCGGGCTCCAGATGGACATCAAGATCGCCGGGGTCGAGGGCGCGCTTCTGGCGAACGCCCTGGAGCAGGCGCGCCAGGGCCGTCTGCACATCCTGGGCAAGATGAAGGAAGGGCTGGCCGAGCCGCGCGCCGACCTTTCGCCGTACGCCCCGCGGATCAAGACGCTTAAGATCGACAAGGAGAAGATCGGGGCCCTGATCGGGCCGGGCGGCAAGAACATCCGCGGCATCGTGGACGAGACGGGCTGCAAGATCGACGTCGAGGACGACGGAACGGTCAAGGTCTATTCGAACGACGCCGAGGCCATGGCCCGTGCGGTCGAAAAGGTGGAAGAGCTGACCGCCGTTCCCGAGTTGGGCAAGACCTACCGGGGCCGGGTGGTGAAGATCGCCGAGTTCGGCGCCTTCGTGAACATCTTTCCCGGCACCGACGGACTGCTCCACGTCTCGGAGATCGACTACCAGCGCGTCAACAACGTGCGCGACGTCTTGAACGAGGGCGATGAGGTGATGGTCAAGGTGATCCGCATGGAGCCCGACGGCAAGATCGCGCTCTCGCGCAAGGAGACGATGCCGCCTCCGGAGGGCTACGTGCCGCCCCCGCCGCGCGAGGGCGGATACCGGCGCGAAGGTGGCTTCCGGGACGACCGGGGTGGAGGCCGCGATCGCGATCGGCGCCCCCAGGGCGGAGGACGCCGCGATCACGGCCCCCGCCGTGATCGCTGA
- a CDS encoding PIN domain-containing protein has translation MYLFDTNVFLEILLEQEKEQVCKKALGSINERQPGWITSFSLHAIQALMGNAKRCGALKTFLESCQENPHLFCYATTLEEDMEIAQLIPKLKLDFDDALQYYVARKQKLTLVTFDQDFQKVRDIQVVSPEAL, from the coding sequence TTGTATCTCTTCGATACCAATGTTTTTCTGGAGATTCTGCTGGAGCAGGAAAAGGAACAAGTTTGCAAGAAGGCGCTGGGTTCAATCAATGAGAGGCAACCCGGCTGGATAACGTCTTTCTCGCTTCACGCGATTCAAGCACTCATGGGAAATGCGAAGAGATGCGGGGCTCTCAAGACATTTCTGGAATCCTGTCAGGAAAATCCTCATCTCTTCTGTTATGCAACGACTCTTGAAGAAGATATGGAAATCGCTCAGTTGATCCCCAAGCTCAAACTGGATTTTGACGACGCCCTTCAGTACTACGTCGCCAGGAAACAAAAGCTCACGTTGGTCACGTTCGATCAGGATTTTCAAAAGGTTCGCGACATTCAGGTCGTCTCGCCCGAAGCTCTTTAG
- the nusA gene encoding transcription termination factor NusA has protein sequence MLQNLTKIIEQVGKEKSIPKEILIEAIEAAMLMAARKKYGHEREIEARFNEELGEVELFQFRTVVEKVTNPYTEVDTKQAAELDPEAQLGDSIGEKLDNTFLGRIAAQTAKQVIIQKVRDAERDIVFNEYRGRVNELITGIVRRVEKGNVIVDLGRTEAVLPPREQVKTEEYKPGDRVQAYFLALQKTSRGPSLILSRRNPGLLTKLFEMEVPEVSEGIVEIKSAAREPGLRSKIAVYSKDSDVDPVGACVGMKGSRVQNVVQELRGEKIDIVAWDPDHAKFVCNAIAPAEVAKVIINEKDRSMEIIVPDDQLSLAIGKRGQNVRLAAELTGWNIDIYSESKLDEMAKKAKKTLAEALGIDEASAMIFYSHAFRSPEEISSATIEELQQIPGMSAGRLQELQAAARAYVEKKRMSPEGAEGEGGMAIPPPAEGDAPLETVKGVGPKTLELLAAAGITAPSQVAQFTPEELSQKTGIPQAKSQQLVETCRASLTAARA, from the coding sequence ATGTTGCAGAACCTCACAAAAATCATCGAGCAGGTCGGCAAAGAAAAATCGATTCCCAAGGAGATCTTGATCGAGGCCATCGAGGCCGCGATGCTCATGGCGGCGCGCAAAAAGTACGGCCACGAGCGAGAGATCGAGGCCCGCTTCAACGAGGAGTTGGGCGAGGTTGAGCTCTTTCAATTCCGCACGGTGGTCGAAAAGGTCACCAATCCGTATACGGAGGTCGACACGAAGCAGGCCGCCGAACTCGATCCCGAGGCCCAGTTAGGGGACTCGATCGGCGAGAAACTCGACAACACGTTTCTGGGCCGTATCGCGGCGCAGACGGCCAAGCAGGTCATCATCCAGAAGGTGCGCGACGCCGAGCGCGACATCGTATTCAACGAATACCGCGGTCGCGTCAACGAGCTCATCACGGGCATCGTGCGCCGGGTCGAGAAGGGGAACGTCATCGTCGATCTCGGCAGGACCGAAGCCGTCCTTCCGCCCCGCGAACAGGTGAAGACGGAGGAGTACAAGCCCGGCGACCGCGTTCAGGCCTATTTTCTGGCCCTTCAGAAGACCTCGCGCGGTCCGTCGCTCATCCTCAGCCGCCGCAATCCGGGCCTCTTGACCAAGCTCTTCGAGATGGAGGTTCCGGAGGTCTCCGAAGGAATCGTCGAGATCAAAAGCGCGGCCCGCGAGCCGGGTTTGAGGTCGAAGATCGCGGTCTATTCGAAGGACAGCGACGTCGATCCCGTCGGCGCCTGCGTCGGCATGAAGGGCTCCCGCGTCCAGAACGTCGTCCAGGAATTGCGGGGGGAAAAGATCGACATCGTCGCCTGGGACCCGGACCACGCCAAGTTCGTCTGTAACGCGATCGCCCCCGCGGAGGTCGCGAAGGTGATCATCAACGAGAAGGACAGGAGCATGGAGATCATCGTCCCGGACGACCAGCTTTCCCTCGCCATCGGCAAGCGCGGGCAGAACGTCCGTCTCGCCGCCGAGCTGACCGGCTGGAACATCGACATCTACAGCGAGTCGAAGCTCGACGAGATGGCCAAAAAGGCGAAGAAGACGCTCGCCGAGGCCCTCGGAATCGACGAGGCCTCCGCGATGATCTTCTACAGCCACGCGTTCCGGAGTCCGGAGGAGATCTCCAGCGCGACGATCGAGGAGCTTCAGCAGATTCCGGGCATGAGCGCGGGACGTTTGCAAGAACTCCAGGCGGCCGCGCGCGCCTATGTGGAGAAGAAACGCATGAGCCCCGAAGGTGCCGAGGGAGAGGGCGGGATGGCCATTCCTCCTCCCGCCGAGGGCGACGCGCCCCTGGAAACGGTCAAGGGGGTCGGGCCCAAGACCCTGGAACTTCTGGCCGCGGCCGGCATCACGGCCCCGTCCCAGGTGGCCCAGTTCACGCCGGAGGAATTGTCCCAAAAGACCGGCATTCCGCAGGCGAAATCGCAACAATTGGTGGAAACCTGCCGCGCGAGCCTGACGGCGGCCAGGGCCTAA
- a CDS encoding radical SAM protein, translating into MLSRQFTAAKKLEGIYKFLRIKATGWPRLINLEVTKLCNAQCDFCPCWEIKDYPQLKDYGPIMKKFRPIVLSLNGGEPLLRKDFIDIVDQVRPHVTYLTMITHGQLLTEEKFKELTDHGVDQITISRNYIDETHDRERHLPGLTDHFKKLVPSLTRQGFDNVGFNTVIMHHNLDHILPLAKQAHEWGAKISFSSYSTYKNDKGDYRVREEELSKLKDVIGGLLDLKKSQGNIMTSEWYLNRIPEFFREGHMDDCRAGLNFIQMTPDGYIKRCSEMPVMMHWSEYEPKKVEENTCNICWLSCRGETETPITPSRLWEFIKH; encoded by the coding sequence ATGCTGTCCCGACAATTCACAGCCGCCAAAAAGCTGGAAGGCATCTACAAGTTTTTGAGGATCAAGGCGACCGGCTGGCCGCGCCTGATCAACCTGGAGGTGACCAAGCTCTGCAACGCCCAGTGCGATTTCTGCCCGTGCTGGGAGATCAAGGACTATCCGCAGCTCAAGGACTACGGGCCGATCATGAAAAAATTCCGGCCGATCGTCCTGTCCTTGAACGGCGGCGAGCCGCTGTTACGCAAGGATTTCATCGACATCGTGGACCAGGTCCGGCCGCACGTGACGTATCTGACGATGATTACGCACGGCCAGCTCCTGACCGAGGAGAAGTTCAAGGAGCTGACGGATCACGGCGTCGACCAGATCACGATTTCGAGGAACTACATCGACGAGACGCACGACCGGGAGCGCCACTTGCCGGGGCTCACGGATCATTTCAAGAAGCTCGTGCCGTCCCTCACTCGGCAGGGTTTCGACAACGTCGGCTTCAACACCGTCATCATGCATCACAATCTGGATCACATCCTCCCCCTGGCGAAGCAGGCGCACGAATGGGGCGCGAAGATCTCGTTCAGCTCCTACAGCACCTACAAGAACGACAAGGGCGATTACCGCGTGCGCGAAGAAGAGCTTTCGAAGCTGAAAGACGTCATCGGCGGGCTTCTCGACCTTAAGAAATCCCAGGGCAACATCATGACCTCCGAGTGGTACCTGAACCGCATCCCGGAGTTCTTCCGCGAGGGCCACATGGACGACTGCCGCGCGGGACTCAACTTCATCCAGATGACCCCGGACGGTTACATCAAGCGCTGCTCCGAGATGCCGGTGATGATGCACTGGTCGGAATACGAGCCGAAGAAGGTCGAGGAAAACACCTGCAACATCTGCTGGCTGTCCTGCCGCGGAGAGACCGAAACCCCCATCACGCCGTCACGGTTGTGGGAGTTTATTAAGCATTGA
- a CDS encoding DUF503 domain-containing protein encodes MIVGICKLELFLPETHSLKEKRQILRKIIGRTSEKFGVNVAEVDHQDLWQRAALGFAVVGSDGGVLSSLLDRTIRAIEEMDLARITDRTTDLVDF; translated from the coding sequence ATGATTGTTGGCATCTGCAAATTGGAATTATTTCTCCCTGAAACCCATTCTCTGAAAGAGAAGAGACAGATTTTGCGGAAGATCATCGGAAGAACATCGGAAAAGTTCGGTGTCAACGTCGCCGAGGTGGACCATCAGGACCTGTGGCAGAGGGCGGCGCTGGGGTTCGCGGTGGTCGGGAGCGACGGAGGCGTCTTGTCGTCCCTCCTGGATCGAACGATCCGGGCGATCGAGGAAATGGATCTTGCGCGGATCACGGACCGGACGACGGACCTGGTCGACTTTTGA
- a CDS encoding ribbon-helix-helix protein, CopG family, which produces MKLSISLPDAMGGEIKGLAAKSERNVSWWIRRAWDIARTQLLRTDQAQRSHRRAMKKLASLTGVLKEDYPGIDSVTLSHQAFLLKKR; this is translated from the coding sequence ATGAAGCTCAGCATTTCTTTGCCGGACGCGATGGGGGGAGAGATCAAAGGCCTTGCAGCAAAGTCGGAGCGCAATGTCTCTTGGTGGATTCGTCGGGCATGGGACATTGCCCGCACGCAGCTGCTCCGCACCGATCAAGCGCAACGATCTCATAGGAGGGCGATGAAGAAGTTGGCTTCGCTCACCGGGGTGCTTAAAGAAGATTATCCGGGTATTGATTCCGTCACCTTGAGCCATCAAGCCTTTCTCTTGAAGAAGAGATAA
- a CDS encoding bifunctional oligoribonuclease/PAP phosphatase NrnA: MKPAKKSPASKGSSPRSDATAKAAAIVRKGERFLVATHVNPDGDALGSALALAAGLHRSGKSVTVYNADPVPYYLKFLPGSGAVTSRLLPSDRFDAVFVVDCSELARVGKAFLSRLEDFGISVVLDHHARGKRDGDVRCVDAKAAASGVVVHRLLERLGVALTKQIAVNLYVTLATDTGWFRYGNTSAGVLRLAARLVEAGAEPDRISRALQESSPPARLKLLARVLDSLELYEGGTIGLVALTRAMLKETGGTIEMTDDFVEFPRSVASVEAAALLRETPDGWRVSLRSKEAIDVGAVATGLEGGGHIRAAGFTMKGDLATVRARTVAALADALRKSPVYKRKTAC; this comes from the coding sequence ATGAAACCGGCGAAGAAGTCTCCCGCATCGAAGGGCTCCTCTCCAAGATCTGACGCGACGGCCAAGGCCGCCGCGATCGTCCGGAAAGGGGAGCGTTTCCTCGTTGCCACGCACGTGAACCCCGACGGAGACGCCCTGGGATCGGCCCTGGCCCTTGCCGCCGGCCTTCACAGATCGGGCAAGTCGGTTACGGTCTACAACGCCGATCCGGTTCCGTATTATCTGAAGTTCCTCCCCGGCTCCGGCGCCGTCACCTCGCGGCTTCTCCCGTCCGACCGCTTCGACGCCGTCTTTGTCGTGGACTGTTCGGAACTCGCACGGGTGGGGAAGGCCTTTCTCTCCCGTCTTGAGGATTTCGGAATCTCCGTCGTCTTGGATCATCATGCGCGGGGGAAGCGGGACGGCGACGTGCGCTGCGTGGACGCGAAGGCGGCTGCGTCGGGCGTTGTGGTTCACCGCCTCTTGGAACGGCTGGGTGTCGCCCTGACGAAGCAGATCGCGGTCAACCTCTATGTGACCCTGGCCACGGATACGGGCTGGTTCCGCTATGGCAACACGTCCGCGGGAGTCCTGAGGCTCGCGGCCCGATTGGTCGAGGCGGGTGCGGAACCCGACCGGATCTCCCGGGCCCTTCAGGAATCCTCCCCGCCGGCGAGACTGAAGCTCCTGGCGCGCGTCTTGGACTCGCTGGAGCTTTACGAGGGAGGGACGATCGGCCTCGTGGCTCTGACCCGGGCCATGCTGAAGGAGACCGGCGGTACGATCGAGATGACGGACGATTTCGTGGAATTTCCCCGGTCTGTCGCCTCCGTCGAGGCGGCCGCCCTTCTCAGGGAGACCCCCGACGGGTGGCGGGTCAGCCTCCGCTCCAAGGAAGCGATCGACGTCGGCGCCGTGGCCACGGGTTTGGAGGGGGGAGGCCACATCCGGGCGGCCGGGTTCACGATGAAGGGGGATTTAGCCACCGTCCGTGCCCGGACGGTCGCGGCCCTGGCCGACGCGCTGCGGAAATCTCCCGTTTACAAGCGAAAAACAGCATGTTAG
- the rimP gene encoding ribosome maturation factor RimP, translating to MDSQRVRSLVEPVLEPLGCELIDARFVTEHGRRILRLFVDREGGVTVGDCERVSRELETLLEVEGVLGERSVLEVSSPGLDRPLTKPAHFEKYAGKMAAVTTSRAVEAYGDRRNYKGLIRGVEDGKVVLEIDRQEYRVPLELIEKAHLVF from the coding sequence ATGGATTCGCAAAGAGTTCGGTCATTGGTCGAGCCGGTTCTGGAGCCTCTGGGTTGCGAACTCATCGACGCCCGGTTCGTGACCGAACATGGACGGCGGATCCTGAGGCTCTTCGTGGACCGAGAAGGCGGCGTGACGGTTGGGGATTGCGAGCGGGTTTCGAGGGAGCTCGAGACCCTGTTGGAGGTGGAGGGAGTCCTGGGCGAACGGTCGGTCCTGGAGGTCTCTTCCCCCGGGCTCGACAGACCGTTGACCAAGCCGGCGCATTTTGAAAAATACGCCGGCAAGATGGCGGCGGTGACCACCTCAAGGGCGGTGGAGGCGTACGGGGACCGCCGGAACTACAAGGGGCTGATCCGCGGCGTCGAGGATGGAAAGGTCGTCTTGGAGATCGACCGGCAGGAATATCGGGTTCCCTTGGAATTGATCGAGAAGGCGCATCTGGTTTTTTAA
- the rpsO gene encoding 30S ribosomal protein S15, translating to MENVKQEVIGKFKTHDKDTGSPEVQIALLTKRIDHLADHFKSHGKDHQSRRGLLKMVGQRRRLLEYLKNKNTDRYRRVTKDLGLRK from the coding sequence ATGGAAAACGTAAAGCAAGAAGTCATCGGTAAATTCAAGACACACGACAAAGACACCGGGTCTCCCGAGGTTCAGATCGCCCTTCTGACGAAGCGCATCGACCATTTGGCGGACCATTTCAAGTCGCATGGCAAGGACCACCAGTCGCGCCGCGGTCTCCTCAAGATGGTCGGCCAACGCCGCCGCCTGCTGGAGTATTTGAAGAACAAGAACACGGACCGTTATCGCCGTGTGACCAAGGATTTGGGCCTGAGGAAGTAA